A segment of the Chlamydiota bacterium genome:
ATCTTTGCTAGCATTGTTTTGCCAGCCCTTGGGAGACAAATAAAAATAGCCTCATCACTTCGTCTTCCTGAACCTTCCAAAGCCCTCTTTATACCATCCTTCACCCTTTCAGCCGCACACTGCACTTCGTGATATTCATCTGACAAGGACAAAGCTTGTCTGGTATTTATTGAGAATGGTCTTAATCCATTGGATCCAAAAAAAACCGCAGTATTTTACAAAAACGCTTTTTTTCAATTTGCGCCAACTTATCTTTGTCATGCCTAAAAACCATACAATTATCCGAAGTCATTTACACCTTGCGAAATTGGTATTTACCATCGATCATTTCAAAAAAAGCTTTATGCAAGATTTTGGAAAACAAAATTTCTCAATCTTTCTCAAATTATTTCATATCAAACTCCATTTCCCTTTTGGAACAAGAAAAGCTTTGGGTTGTTTAATCGCGATGCCAAATCTGCAAACACATGAACTGTTTTTAGAACATCATTTGCAACAAGCACTTAATGATATTATCCCAGGCATTCAAATCTATAAAAATTCTTATTTTGTATTTCAAGATCATCAAGGTTTGCGATTTATCTATTTTGAACTCGAACAGTTTTCTGCAAAAGCTTTTGATTTAATACAAAAACGTCACTTAAAAACGATGCTTCCTCAAGAAATTAAAGCGCACATAGAAACTCTGACACATCCTCTTTTTGTTTTACGTAATGATGAGGAAATTGTCCAAAATATCCTAAAACTATCCAAAGAATTACAAGAAGAAAAAGATATTCCCCAAGTGATTATTCGTTTTGAAAATCAAGAAAAAGAGCTGCTTAATTTTCTTATCATCCTAGTGCGTCTAAAACCCTCTTGTGCGCCTTCTTTAAAAGAACTTTTAAATAAAAATGCTGATTTTAACCTAAAATTTGAGCAAACAAAAATTGTTGGAACTATTCAGGATCATATACAGAAAGAAGCCAATGTTTTTTATATTCAAATCGAAAAAAGACCCCATCTTAGAAAAGACCACTCTATCGACTTGATGAGTGCTCGTTCCCATCTAACTGTGCTTTTATCCTCTGTGATTGGAGATTTTCGTGATTTAAATGGAGGAATGATTATTAAACAAAACGAATTATTTGCTCTATTAAAAAAAGAACTTAAAGATGAAAAAGTCGACCTATTCCTACTTGAAAATTTCTTCTATTCCTTAACTCCTGTTGCCATACAAACAACCCTTCTGCCTTTTCCTTTAAAAACTTTGTTTAACCTTTTACAAAAGAGAATACAACAAAATACTGACAATCTGCTTGTGCAATTTAACACAAACTATTGCGCTTTTGCTCTCAGCGCCTCTTTTGAAACCAAAGAATTGCTAGATAGGCATATAGAACCACTGATTAGTCAAGATTTGGAATTAGCAGTAACCCATATTATTTATAATAATACCCCTTATTTTGCATATCTTTATCTTAGTGATAATCCGTCAAAACAGCGTTTATTTTCTCAAACACTTAAACAAACTCTAGAAGAGGCTCAAAGGCAGATTAAAGTCGAAAAAGCCATCAAACTAAATATTCCAGAAGGAATCACCTCTCTAGATCCAAGATTGGGTCAAGACCCATTTGCAGGACTTGTTAAAATGATGATCTATGAAGGTCTGATGCGTTTAGATGAAACAGCGAAACCTAAACCTGCAATGTGTCAAAGTGTGGATATTTCAAAAGATTACAAAATTTTTATTTTTTACCTAAGAGATTGTAAATGGTCCAACCAAGATCCTGTCATTGCTTACGATTTTGAGTGTGCGTGGAAAAAAGTATTAGATCCCAACTTCCACGCCCTTCACGCGCATGTGTTTTACGTGATTAAAAATGCTAAAAAAGCCAATGTGGGTCAATGTAAACTTGATGATGTCGGCATCTATTCCATCGACGAAAAAACATTAAAAGTAGAACTCGAACACCCCGCTCCCTATTTTTTAGAACTCGTATCCAATTGGACCTATTTTCCTATCAATTCTCGCTCAGATCAAACACATCCAGGATGGGCTTTCACAGGAGCGGAAACTTTGATAACAAATGGTCCTTTTGTGTTAAAAGAATGGAGCTTAAACCAAAAAATGAACTTGGCAAAAAACAGACATTATTGGGACAAAGGAAATGTTTTTTTAGAAAAAATCTCCATTTCTTTTATTCAAGATCCTCTCATATTGCAAAAACTGTGGGGAAAAAATGCATTTGATTTCTTAGGGTATCCCCTTGAATATTTGACTACAAATCTTATCGAAGCAAATCAAAATAACAAGGAATTGCACAAATA
Coding sequences within it:
- the oppA_2 gene encoding Oligopeptide-binding protein OppA → MVLIHWIQKKPQYFTKTLFFNLRQLIFVMPKNHTIIRSHLHLAKLVFTIDHFKKSFMQDFGKQNFSIFLKLFHIKLHFPFGTRKALGCLIAMPNLQTHELFLEHHLQQALNDIIPGIQIYKNSYFVFQDHQGLRFIYFELEQFSAKAFDLIQKRHLKTMLPQEIKAHIETLTHPLFVLRNDEEIVQNILKLSKELQEEKDIPQVIIRFENQEKELLNFLIILVRLKPSCAPSLKELLNKNADFNLKFEQTKIVGTIQDHIQKEANVFYIQIEKRPHLRKDHSIDLMSARSHLTVLLSSVIGDFRDLNGGMIIKQNELFALLKKELKDEKVDLFLLENFFYSLTPVAIQTTLLPFPLKTLFNLLQKRIQQNTDNLLVQFNTNYCAFALSASFETKELLDRHIEPLISQDLELAVTHIIYNNTPYFAYLYLSDNPSKQRLFSQTLKQTLEEAQRQIKVEKAIKLNIPEGITSLDPRLGQDPFAGLVKMMIYEGLMRLDETAKPKPAMCQSVDISKDYKIFIFYLRDCKWSNQDPVIAYDFECAWKKVLDPNFHALHAHVFYVIKNAKKANVGQCKLDDVGIYSIDEKTLKVELEHPAPYFLELVSNWTYFPINSRSDQTHPGWAFTGAETLITNGPFVLKEWSLNQKMNLAKNRHYWDKGNVFLEKISISFIQDPLILQKLWGKNAFDFLGYPLEYLTTNLIEANQNNKELHKYKSDSTTWLEFNIEQFPFQSQNIRQAFSLALNRKEICEKISKGPCIPAYEILPPSIQLNEKPCIVESKIQAQRLFKIGLKELNTTKEKISPVTITHPDSILWQKLALELKSAWQNTFDIEVKTESYGWSEFLKLITNNLFQIAGSVWYSWYSDPIYTLDLFKYKDRKLNCSQWEDPKYSNLLDKAENESDPKKRLLLLKQAEELVIKKAPLIPIWHVNEFYLQKSYLKNVLMTSSGSVDFKCAKIEENI